One Temnothorax longispinosus isolate EJ_2023e chromosome 8, Tlon_JGU_v1, whole genome shotgun sequence genomic region harbors:
- the LOC139818360 gene encoding uncharacterized protein, whose product MTDAKARLKATMDQEHSANYEDRIEFVIALMTKDYEKARDVGSQLLKRNRNDVDITRALNILKNKKHEECERSSLIESKCEGSDATDGNDTDFIGGSADIHIDLEMASKIASCDMSRLSNEAKNHLAKTLDQKMHRVIPIKMSKVTHIKDLTKR is encoded by the exons ATGACCGA TGCAAAAGCACGTTTGAAAGCAACGATGGATCAAGAACATAGCGCAAATTATGAAGATCGTATtgaa TTCGTAATCGCTTTAATGACAAAAGATTACGAGAAGGCTCGTGACGTTGGAAGTCAAT TGTTAAAGCGAAACCGGAATGACGTAGATATTACCCGTGCTCTTAATATTCTGAAGAACAAAA AACACGAAGAATGCGAAAGGTCAAGTTTAATTGAATCTAAATGTGAAGGAAGTGACGCGACCGATGGCAATGATACTGATTTTATAGGCGGCAGTGCGGATATTCACATCGATCTAGAAATGGCAAGTAAAATCGCGTCATGCGACATGTCTCGATTGAGTAATGAAGCTAAGAACCATCTCGCCAAGACTCTCGACCAGAAAATGCACAGAGTAATACCAATAAAAATGAGTAAAGTTACGCACATAAAGGATTTGACGAAACGTTAA